In Flavobacterium sp. CS20, a single window of DNA contains:
- the mfd gene encoding transcription-repair coupling factor gives MTKTELLNLFSKANSVQPILSQIREQNPKIFQLKNLIGSSKSFYTIELFKQANLPFIFILKDKETATYHLNELEDFLGHEEVLFYPSSYRRPYEIEETDNANVLLRAEVLNRLNSGKKPVIIVTYPNALFEKVVTKSELSRNTLKINRGDRLDLDFVNETLFEYDFKRVDFVTKPGEFSVRGGIIDIYSFSHDEPYRIEFFGDEIESIRTFDIETQLSNQTHSKASIMPNVENKYVQEKRQSFLEYIKQQSLIITENPELLKADLNELFKKAENNFKQLSENVSYSKPSELFCHGDELIAQLQNFNCIQYHNQNFLGASDNFIFTCHTSPQPAFNKKFDLLIDDLEKHQKSDYTNVICRLNQQQAQRFHDIFEDMQFTNYQTLVLGLHEGFIDHNSKLVCYTDHQIFERYHKFKLKNKFSKQQAITLKELTQLERGDYVTHIDHGIGKFGGLQKIEVNGNTQEAIKLVYGEGDVLYLNIHALHKISKYNGKDGQAPKVYKLGSKAWKKLKQKTKTRVKKIAFDLIKLYAKRKLKKGFQFGPDSYLQHELEASFIYEDTPDQSTATEAVKKDMESQQPMDRLVCGDVGFGKTEVAIRVAFKAVDNGKQVAVLVPTTILAFQHHKTFSERLKDFPVTIDYINRFKTAKEKRETLSDLKSKDLGLLIIDEEQKFSVAVKDKLKNFKTNVDTLTLTATPIPRTLQFSLMVARDLSTITTPPPNRYPIETRVIRFSEDAIRDAINYELQRGGQLFFIHNRIENINEVAGLLQRLVPDAKIGIGHGQMEGKKLEQLMLSFMNSQFDVLVSTTIIESGLDITNANTIIINNANHFGVSDLHQMRGRVGRSNKKAFCYLITPSLINMTPDARKRITALEQFSDLGSGIKIAMKDLEIRGAGDLLGGEQSGFINEIGFDTYQKILNEAIEELKENEFKDLYKSENQNVNKDFVKDVQIDTDFETLFPDDYINNITERLNLYTKLNDIKTSDKLESFKDELKDRFGDLPIQVIDLLDSVKLKWTAAKVGIEKLVIKQHKMIGYFIANQESSFYQSNQFRQVLAQIQQSQNQFILKEKKTRNGLRLVLNFGHIENIEHALQKINKLTSP, from the coding sequence ATGACTAAAACAGAACTCTTAAACCTGTTCTCTAAAGCCAATTCGGTTCAGCCTATATTGTCTCAAATTAGGGAGCAAAATCCAAAGATATTTCAGCTTAAGAATTTGATTGGTTCATCAAAAAGTTTTTACACCATTGAACTATTCAAACAAGCCAATTTACCCTTTATTTTTATTTTGAAAGATAAAGAAACCGCGACTTATCACCTTAATGAATTAGAAGATTTTTTAGGTCATGAAGAAGTGCTTTTTTATCCAAGTAGCTATCGCCGACCATATGAAATTGAAGAAACCGACAACGCCAATGTCTTGCTCAGAGCAGAAGTGCTTAACAGACTAAACTCTGGAAAAAAACCCGTTATCATCGTTACTTACCCTAATGCTTTATTTGAAAAAGTAGTTACTAAGAGCGAATTAAGCCGAAATACTTTAAAAATAAATCGCGGGGATCGATTAGATTTAGATTTTGTAAATGAAACTCTTTTTGAATACGACTTCAAACGCGTAGATTTTGTTACTAAACCTGGCGAATTTTCTGTGAGAGGTGGTATAATTGATATTTATTCCTTTAGCCATGACGAGCCTTATCGGATTGAATTTTTTGGTGATGAGATAGAAAGTATCAGAACTTTTGATATTGAGACTCAACTATCTAATCAAACCCATAGCAAGGCTTCAATTATGCCTAATGTTGAAAATAAATATGTGCAGGAAAAACGACAAAGTTTTTTGGAATATATCAAACAACAAAGTTTGATAATAACTGAAAATCCTGAATTGCTAAAAGCAGACTTGAATGAATTATTTAAAAAAGCTGAAAATAATTTCAAACAACTTTCTGAAAATGTTAGCTATTCTAAACCTTCAGAATTGTTTTGTCATGGAGATGAGTTGATAGCTCAACTTCAAAATTTCAATTGTATTCAATATCACAACCAAAATTTTTTAGGAGCTTCAGATAATTTTATTTTTACTTGCCATACTTCTCCTCAACCAGCTTTCAATAAAAAATTTGATTTACTGATTGATGATTTGGAAAAGCATCAAAAATCGGATTACACCAATGTAATTTGTCGCTTGAATCAACAACAAGCCCAACGTTTTCACGACATTTTTGAGGATATGCAGTTTACCAATTACCAAACTTTAGTCTTGGGCTTACACGAAGGTTTTATAGACCATAATAGTAAGTTGGTCTGTTATACCGATCATCAAATTTTTGAGCGTTACCACAAGTTTAAGCTTAAAAATAAATTCTCCAAACAACAAGCTATTACCTTAAAGGAGTTGACACAGCTTGAGCGTGGCGACTACGTGACACATATTGACCACGGTATTGGCAAATTTGGAGGTTTACAAAAAATAGAAGTAAATGGCAACACACAAGAAGCCATCAAATTGGTTTATGGTGAAGGAGATGTTTTATATCTAAACATTCACGCCTTACACAAAATTTCAAAATATAATGGCAAAGACGGTCAAGCCCCAAAAGTTTATAAACTTGGTAGTAAAGCTTGGAAAAAACTCAAACAAAAAACAAAAACCAGAGTTAAAAAAATCGCTTTCGACCTTATCAAACTTTACGCTAAGCGAAAATTAAAAAAAGGCTTTCAATTTGGACCAGACTCTTATTTGCAACACGAGTTAGAAGCTTCTTTTATTTATGAAGATACTCCAGACCAAAGTACAGCAACAGAAGCGGTAAAAAAAGACATGGAAAGCCAACAACCCATGGACAGACTTGTTTGTGGCGATGTAGGTTTTGGTAAAACTGAAGTTGCTATACGAGTCGCTTTTAAAGCTGTTGATAATGGAAAACAAGTTGCCGTTTTAGTGCCAACCACAATTTTGGCTTTTCAACATCACAAAACTTTTTCGGAACGTTTGAAAGACTTTCCTGTTACAATAGATTACATCAATCGATTTAAAACGGCAAAAGAAAAACGAGAGACGCTTTCAGATTTAAAATCCAAAGATTTAGGTCTGTTAATTATCGATGAAGAACAAAAATTTAGTGTGGCCGTAAAAGACAAGCTCAAAAATTTTAAAACTAATGTAGATACTTTAACCTTAACAGCAACACCAATTCCTAGAACCTTACAATTTAGCTTGATGGTCGCCAGAGATTTATCAACCATCACAACGCCACCGCCAAACCGTTATCCCATCGAAACTCGAGTTATTCGATTTTCTGAAGACGCCATTAGAGACGCCATTAATTATGAACTGCAACGTGGCGGTCAACTCTTTTTTATACACAATCGAATAGAAAATATTAATGAAGTGGCAGGATTACTTCAACGTTTAGTGCCAGATGCTAAAATTGGAATTGGTCATGGTCAAATGGAAGGTAAAAAATTAGAACAATTGATGCTTAGTTTTATGAATAGTCAGTTTGATGTATTGGTATCAACAACTATCATTGAAAGTGGTCTTGATATTACCAATGCAAATACTATAATAATTAATAATGCAAATCATTTTGGCGTATCCGATTTACATCAAATGCGTGGTCGTGTTGGGAGAAGTAATAAAAAAGCATTTTGTTACCTCATCACACCAAGTCTTATCAATATGACACCTGATGCCAGAAAACGCATCACAGCATTAGAGCAATTTTCTGACTTGGGCAGTGGAATCAAAATTGCAATGAAAGACTTAGAAATTCGTGGAGCAGGCGATTTGCTTGGTGGTGAGCAAAGCGGATTTATCAATGAAATCGGATTTGATACTTACCAAAAAATACTTAATGAAGCCATAGAAGAACTCAAGGAAAATGAATTTAAAGATTTATATAAATCTGAAAATCAGAATGTAAACAAAGATTTTGTTAAAGATGTTCAAATAGACACTGATTTTGAAACACTTTTTCCAGACGATTATATCAACAACATCACCGAGAGGTTAAATCTTTATACTAAACTCAATGATATAAAAACATCAGATAAGTTAGAGTCATTTAAAGATGAACTCAAAGACCGTTTTGGTGACCTGCCTATTCAAGTAATAGATTTATTAGACAGTGTCAAGTTAAAATGGACTGCGGCTAAGGTTGGAATTGAAAAATTAGTCATCAAACAACATAAAATGATTGGTTATTTTATTGCTAACCAAGAATCATCTTTTTACCAAAGTAATCAATTTAGACAAGTTTTAGCTCAAATTCAACAAAGTCAAAATCAATTTATTTTGAAAGAAAAGAAAACAAGAAATGGTTTGAGATTGGTATTAAATTTTGGGCATATCGAAAATATTGAGCATGCTTTACAAAAAATCAATAAACTTACAAGTCCATAA
- the sucC gene encoding ADP-forming succinate--CoA ligase subunit beta, with translation MNLHEYQGKEILSSFGVNIQRGIVATTSDEAVEATKKLTEETGTGWHVIKAQVHAGGRGKGGGVKLAKNLKEVKEIANEIIGMNLVTPQTSKEGKKVNQVLITEDVYYPGDSEPEEYYMSVLLDRAKGRNMIMYSPEGGMDIETVAEKTPDKIFTEVIDPATGILPFQARKIAFNLGLSGQAFKEMCKFVTNLYKAYEGSDSSLFEINPVLKTSDDKIMAVDSKVTIDDSALFRHKDYQAMRDIREEDPTEVEAKEAGLSYVNLDGNVGCMVNGAGLAMATMDLIKQAGGEPANFLDVGGTADAKRVEEAFRLILKDEKVEAILINIFGGIVRCDRVAEGVVEAYKNLGDKINVPIIVRLQGTNADLAKELIDNSGLNVESAVLFQEVADKVQEVLS, from the coding sequence ATGAATCTTCACGAATATCAAGGTAAAGAAATACTCAGTAGTTTTGGTGTAAATATTCAACGCGGTATAGTAGCTACAACATCAGATGAAGCAGTAGAAGCGACCAAAAAACTCACAGAAGAAACCGGTACGGGTTGGCATGTGATAAAAGCCCAAGTTCACGCTGGTGGTCGCGGTAAAGGCGGTGGTGTTAAGTTGGCTAAAAATCTTAAAGAAGTAAAGGAAATTGCCAATGAAATCATCGGCATGAACCTTGTCACGCCACAAACCTCTAAAGAAGGCAAAAAAGTAAATCAAGTTTTGATTACTGAAGATGTTTACTATCCAGGCGATAGTGAACCAGAAGAATATTATATGTCAGTTTTACTCGATCGTGCCAAAGGTAGGAATATGATTATGTATTCGCCTGAAGGTGGAATGGACATAGAAACTGTGGCTGAAAAAACACCAGATAAGATATTTACTGAAGTGATTGATCCTGCTACAGGCATTTTGCCGTTTCAAGCTCGAAAAATTGCTTTTAATTTAGGTTTATCAGGTCAAGCTTTTAAAGAAATGTGCAAGTTTGTTACAAACCTATACAAAGCTTATGAAGGTTCAGATTCATCATTATTTGAAATTAATCCTGTGCTAAAAACCAGCGATGATAAAATAATGGCTGTAGATTCTAAAGTTACCATAGATGACAGTGCTTTGTTTAGACATAAAGATTATCAAGCGATGCGTGATATTAGAGAAGAAGACCCAACTGAAGTTGAAGCTAAAGAAGCTGGCTTGAGTTATGTCAATCTTGATGGTAACGTGGGTTGTATGGTAAATGGAGCGGGTTTAGCTATGGCAACAATGGATTTGATCAAACAAGCTGGTGGTGAACCTGCAAACTTCCTTGATGTTGGTGGCACAGCTGATGCTAAACGTGTTGAAGAAGCTTTCAGATTGATTCTTAAAGATGAAAAAGTTGAAGCGATATTAATCAATATTTTTGGCGGAATTGTACGTTGTGACCGTGTTGCAGAAGGTGTTGTAGAAGCTTACAAAAATCTTGGTGATAAAATCAATGTGCCAATCATTGTTAGGCTTCAAGGTACAAACGCTGACTTGGCTAAAGAATTAATTGACAATTCTGGCTTAAATGTAGAAAGTGCAGTTTTATTTCAAGAAGTCGCAGATAAAGTTCAAGAGGTGTTGAGTTAA
- a CDS encoding fumarylacetoacetate hydrolase family protein yields the protein MKIICIGRNYTEHINELENEKPDDPVIFIKPDSSVLPKSHPFVIPEFSNEVHHEVEVIVKINKLGKYIQPKFAHKYYQEFGLGIDFTARDLQSKLKTKGLPWEKAKGFDGATLIGRQWFDKSDFDLNNLNFSLLKNNKIVQQGNTKLMLWKIDELIAYISQFFTLKIGDIIFTGTPSGVGKVEENDVLIGKIENQSVFKVNVK from the coding sequence ATGAAAATAATTTGTATTGGTCGCAACTATACCGAACATATCAACGAGTTAGAAAACGAAAAACCCGATGATCCGGTTATTTTTATTAAACCAGATTCATCGGTTTTACCTAAATCGCATCCATTTGTGATTCCTGAATTTTCAAATGAAGTGCATCACGAAGTTGAGGTTATAGTCAAAATCAATAAACTCGGCAAATACATTCAGCCCAAATTTGCTCATAAATATTATCAAGAATTTGGATTGGGAATTGACTTTACAGCACGAGATTTACAATCAAAACTCAAAACTAAAGGCTTACCTTGGGAAAAGGCTAAAGGTTTTGACGGTGCAACACTTATCGGACGACAATGGTTTGATAAATCAGATTTTGATTTAAATAATTTGAATTTTTCTTTACTAAAAAACAACAAAATCGTTCAACAAGGCAATACCAAATTAATGCTTTGGAAAATCGATGAACTCATCGCTTATATCTCTCAGTTTTTTACTTTAAAAATAGGCGATATCATTTTTACAGGAACACCTTCTGGAGTAGGCAAAGTTGAAGAAAATGATGTTTTGATCGGAAAAATAGAAAATCAGTCAGTTTTTAAAGTTAATGTAAAATAA